Part of the Halodesulfurarchaeum formicicum genome is shown below.
CGGCCGCAAGCGTGTCGGGGCCCGATCCGCCCCGGACTGCAGGAGTACTTCCGTTACGTCCCGGGCGGTCCGAGTGATCGCTACCGCGTCTTGTGCCGCGTTTTGCAGGGTGTGGAGGTGTCCGGACGCCGACTCCTCGACGCTATCGTGGAGGAGATCAGCGTACGCGAGCACCAGCTGAAGATCGTTCCGGATGTCATGGCGGACGATCTGGTTGAGAACTTCCAGATTGTCCCGCTGGGTCTCGATCTGTCGCTCGTACGCTTTGAGCTCGGTGATGTCCCGGGCGTATCCGAGCACCGCGTCGTCGTCGCTTCCGGAGGGCTCGTAGGGGATCTTCGTCGTGTGAAACACGCGTGTCTCGCCGTCGGCGGTCACCAGGTCTTCCTCCGGGATGGTCTTTGGCTCCCCCGACTCGATGACCGCCAGGTCGTCCTCGCGGAATGCTTTTGGATGTTCCTCGGTGAACAGGAGTTCCTGATCGGTCCGGCCGATGATCTCCTCGGCCGGGCGGCCATAGGCCTCACAGACCGCGTCGTTCACGAGAAGATACTCCCCGGCCCGATTTTTCACGAAGATCAGGTCCGGAACCAGGTCAATGACCTGTCGGAGCCGGTCGTGAGCGGCTTCGAGTTCCTGTTCGGCCCGTTTCCGCTCGTCGATGTCCTGGTGAATCCCCACCGCCCGTTTCGGGTCCCCGTTCGCTCCTCGCTCCGTGATGTGCCCGATATCCCGGACCCACTTCCAGCCGCCATCGGCCGTCTGCAGTCGGTGTTCGGTGTCGATGTACGCCGTCTCGCCGGCGAGGTGAGCGTCGACTGCTTCCATCACTAGCTCGCGATCCGCGGGATGAACGCGGGACTTCCAGGCATCGAGGGCGGAATCAATTTCCGACGCCGAATATCCGAGCATCGTCGCCCACTGGTCGTTGAACTGGACGGTGTCGGTCTCCAGGTCCCAGTCCCAGACCCCCAGATTGGCGGCGTCGACGGCCAGCTCGAGTCGCTCCTTCAGGGACTCGACCTCGCGTTCGCGCTCTTTCCGATCCGTAATATCCCTGACGTAGCCGACGAACGTTCCGTCTCCCAGCGAAACGGCGTCGAGTAACACGTCGATCAGGTGGCCCTCGGAGTGCTGAATCTGAAGTTCGGTTTGAACCCGCCCGGTCTCTCGAACATGCTGAAACGATGGTGGGGTCGATTCACCACTCGTAGAGAGGTCCGAGACGTTTTTCGACAGAAGCTCGGATTCCGAGCAGCCCACCAGCTCGCACGCAGCCGGGTTCACTTCGAGATAGGTCCCGTCCTCGTCGACCACGAAAACTGCGACCGGGGATTTCTCGAAGTAGGTCTGATAGGATCCCTCCACAGCAGCGTCCATGGTCACTTCTTGGACCGGAGTGTGCATAAAGGAGTGTGGCCGGAGCAAACGCGTACTGTTGGGGAGTCGACTTGTCTGTCACTCCGCGGCGCGATCGGCCCAGTCGACCATCCTCGCATATTGGTCACGACTTTCCAGCGCGGCCGGGTCCCCGACCAGCACGAGGGCCTTCTTCGCCCGCGTAAGCGCCACGTTCATCCGTCGCTCGTCCTCGAACAGCGGCCCGTCGAGGCTCCCGGAGGCCACGAAGGAGACGAGCAGGATCTCGGTACTCGACCCCTGGAACCGATCCACGGTGTCCACGGTCACGCCGTCGGGAACGAGCGGTTCGATCGTGGAAACCTGGGCCCGGAACGGAGCGATGACGCCCAGATCGTCCGGCTCAGCCCCGGCCGCCAGGTATGCGGTCGCGATCTCGGCGACCCGTTCTGCCTCGGCCGTGTCGGTATGGTCGGCGTTCGTCCCCTCGACCGGGACCAGGGTGACGCCGTCGTACACGTCGGTCCGAGTGGGGTCAAGTCCCAGGTCCGTAATCGTCTGGCTGGCCACTGACCCCGTGGCCGGTCGCAGCTGGCCGTCGTAGAACTCCCGGGAGGCAAAGGCCTGGATCCGCTGGGACATCCGGTACTGGCGATCCAACATCACGGCCGCCTCCGGATAGGTCTCGATGAGCCGCTGGAAAAGCGAGGTCGAGAGGTCGGCCCCCGACTGGACTACTGGCGGGAGCTGTTTGTGATCGCCCACGAGGACGAATTTCGCCCCCCGATTGATCGCCGCCAGGGTGTCCGGCTCGGTGAGTTGACTGGCCTCATCGACGACGACCACGTCGAAGGATTGTGAGCGCATCACCCGCGAGCCACACGAGGCCGTCGTCGCTGCCACCACCGGGGCGGACTCCAGCGCCTCGGCTCGCTCGTTTGGATCGCCTGCCGTATCGAGTCGGAGATGGGCCATGTCCGAGCGCACCCCCGATTCGGTGCCCATTCGAATTGCGTCCTCGAACCCCTGGTCGACCAGCGCCGAGAGCGCGTTGTCCACGGCGCGGTTGGTAAACGCCGAGAGCAACACCCGGTCGCCCCGGTCGACGAGGGCCCGAATCAGCCGGGCGATCGTGTAGGTCTTTCCCGTCCCAGGGGGCCCGTGGATCAGCGCGAAGTCTTCGGCTCTGAGCGCCGTATTGATCGCCCGATTCTGGGCGGGGTTGTTGTCGATCAACTCCCGGGTCGGGCCGCTGAAAGTCGGTGTGTCTCGCTCGAAGAGCAGATCACGACGGCGCGTCGGACCCCGGAGGAGGGCGTCGTGAAGGGCCGTCAACATCCGGTCGACCGAGAACTCCGATGGGTAGACGTCGAGTCGCCGGACCGAGAGCGGTTCGTCGGCCCTCAGGACGATCTCCCGGCCCAGTGACTCGACGACGGCCAACTCGGTGTGGCCGTCGATCGGGTCGCCGTCGCTCGCCAGGACGCGGTCCCCCTCCCGGATCTTCGAGACGGCTCCCGCTGGGCGCTCGGCGCGGAGCTCCCACCGGCCGTCCGGGAGTTGCGTTCGCCCGGCCGGTTCCAGACCGATGAGCGCCCGGTCGGCGTCTGCACGCGCCTGGGCGGACTGCTTCCAGAGCTTGGCGTACTCCTGGTGGATGGCCCGCCGCTCCGTCTCGATAGCGTCGTACTGACCCTGGAAATACGTCCGCTCGGCTTCTGGCAAGGGGTCGCCGACGGACCCTGCCTTCGACGGCTGGTCCAGCCGACCCGAGACCACCAGACAGGTGTCCTGCTCGAAGCAGTACTGGCAGGTCGCATCGCCCTCGTAGCCGGTCGGCACCGATCGGTCGTGTTCCATGGCGGCGATCTCGTTGCGGGTCCGAAGCACGAATTTCGTGAGTCCGTCGCCGATCGAGAAGTCCTTGGCCGGCGAGAGGTCCCCTGTTTCCTCCTCCAGGGCGGCGTTTTTCGTGTAGAGCAACGTGCCCGTATCGACTGAAACTCCCTGTTCTTCGAGCAACAGGGCGTAGGACGCGGCCTGGATCTTGTCCTGGAACCGGGGGCTGCGGCTCGTGTTCTTCCCGGTCTTGAGTTCGACGGGGTTCCCCCGTCGGATGGCGTCACAGCGCCCCTTGATGCCGTAGGTGTCACTCAGAAGGGTCACCTCCGATCGCCAGCCGTCCTCGTCCAGTCGACCCTGTGAGAGCCAGGCGTCGATCGCCGCGGCGTTCTGTCTGACCTCGTCGATAACTGCATTCCGGTCTCGCCCCAAAAGACCCAGTTCCAGCCCCGCCTTCTCGACTTGCTTCTCGACTGCCGCGTCGAGGGCTTGCCCGCGCAGGAGATCACCGAAGACTTCGTGGACGATCGTCCCCTTGGTCACGGGATATTCGAGGGGCAGCCCGCCGATCTTGTTGAGATAGTAGAGCCGCGGACACTGCACCCAGGAGCGGATGTCGGTCACGTCGACGAGAAAGTCGGGTTCGACCACGACCGCTGAGTCCTCGGTCGTCTCAAATCCATCGTCGGCCTCGGTCAGGGCGGTCACCGAAAGTTCCATTCCCGGTTCGAGGATCTCGGCCGTCTTCGTCCACTTCTTCCGGAGGGAGATGGCAACTGGACCGTCGTCGGTCCGAATCCGGACTGTCACCACGTCCCGATCGCCCGAGTCGGTGCTGATCGTTCGCACCTCGCCGACCTCCAGTACCTCGCCCCGGCGGTTCACGGCCATTTTATCGCGGTCCGGGCCGAAAACCATGTCGCTCCCTACGTGTCAGTTGGGTGCCGTGGGTCGGACACGATCGAGCCAGCGACCCGGCGCTTCGAGTTCCGATTCGCGGGGCAGGTTCCCGGGTTCGTCCCACACCGCGCCGGCCGCTTCGAGCCCCCGTTCGGCCACGATGGCGTCGAAAAATGCCCGCCCGCGTTCGTATTGCTCGCGTTTTCGATCCAGCCCGAGCAGTCTCGAAACGACGGTGGAGAGTGGCCCGCCGCTCTGTCGGCGTGTGTCCAGTTTTCGTCGGAGCTCCGCCGAGGGCTTGTCGAACGCTTCGTCCATGAGGAGTTCGGCGTAGCCCTCCACGACGGTCATCGCGCGATTTAGCTCCCCGTACTGGTCTTTCGGGAGCGATCCGGTAGCGAGTTCCGCGACGATTCCGGTGACTCGCTCGGCGAGGTAGGGGCGAAGCCAGGGTGCGACCCCGAACTCGGCGGCGTGAGCGACCTCGTGAAACGCGATCCAGCGCCGGAACCGCTCGACCGGCACGTCCAGTTCGGCGGCGGTCGACACCAGGTTCGGATGCACGACGTAGAGACGGTGGGGTTCGGATTCGGCGAACAGAAGCGGGTCGTACTGCCCAAGGACCCGCCGCGAGAGGTAGGCCACCGAGCCGGCGATCGAGGCCGTGTTGAGGGGGCCGGTGATCCCGGGCAGCGCTCCCGGGCGGTCTGCAAGCGGCTCGAAGGCGGTTTCGAGTGTTTCGAGTGTCGCCTCGATCCAGTGGTGGCGGTTCTGCACCTGTATCGTCCGTGGAAGATCGAACTCGATCCCGGCTGTCGCCTGGATCTCCCGGTGGGCCGCTTGCAGATCCTCGGCGTAGGCCCCCCGAACCGAGTCGGAGAGGGCGAGGTCACCGGGGTCGGTTAATTCGTGTGCGGCCCGGCGGGCAGCCGCCCAGTCGACGCCGCCGTTCCCGTCCGCGCCCAGGAGTGCCCTGGCGCCCCCGATCGGATTCATACGACTCGTAGTCCGTGGAGGGGGGAAGGTCTTCCGGGCACTGGACCAACATCGCTTTACGCGGTGATCAAATATTCATTCAGCAATGGTCGAGCGACACGCGTTTCTCGAGGAGCCGTCGAACACCCGCGAGGCCATTATGCAGGCGACCTATCACGCACTCTGTGAGTACGGATACGCGGGATTGACGATCTCCCGGATCGCCGAGTTCTTCGAGAAGTCAAAGAGCCTGCTCTATCACCATTATGAGAGCAAGGACGAACTCCTCCTGGATTTTCTCGGATTCATGCTCGAGGAGTTCGAGTCGGTGCCCGAGGACCGTGAGGCGGCCGCCAACGAACGGCTGGCCGAGTTCTTCGACCAGGCGCTCTCGGACACTCACTCCAAGGAGGCGCTCAACTTCACCCGGGCAATGGTCGAGTTGCGGGCCCAGGCAGCCCACGACGACCGATTTCGCGAGCACTTCACCGACAGCGATCAGGTCTTTCACGACCGATTGGCCGACATCATCCGGGCCGGCATCGAGTCTGGCACGTTCCGACCAGTGGATCCTGACCGGGTTGCCGCTTTTCTACTGGCGACGATCAACGGTGCGATGACCCAGCAGGTCACCGCCAGGAGCGAGGACACGGATCAGGTTCGCGAGGAACTCTCGCGGTACGTCTCGTCGGTTCTGGAGCCCTGACCTGGGGCCTGCCAGAAGACCTATCCATGGTGAATGAATATTCAGTTATGAAGATCGATGAGCTACTATTCAGTCCGCACAGCCACTGGGACGAACCTCGATACCCTCTCGGAGCGCTGAATCGTGCGCTCCCGTTCCGTAACTGGCCTGCTCACCCTGGTTTTGATCATCGCCGCCGTCACGGTCGCGGTTCCGGCGAGTGGTTCGATCTCGAACCTCGCGATCGAGTCCGCGACGCCGACAGTCGAGGATCCGGCCCCAGGCGAGCGGTTTTCCGTGTCGGTTACGATCGCGAATTACGACGATATGGCGGCCTTCGAGGTCACCGACGTCTACATCCGTGACGCCGGGCGAGCGAACGAACACGCCCGGGTCGAAGACGTCGGCACAGTTCGCCCCGGTGGAAGTCTTACCGTGCCTATTTCGCTCTCATTCGAGGATTCGGGGACTCGTGACCTTCGAGTGCATACTCGGGTCGAAAACGAGAGTGGCGATCACCGATCGGTCTCCTACCCGCTCACCATCGACGTCGAACCCCCGGATGAGGCCGTTCTGCGTATCGACGACATCGACGCCGTGGCCGGACAGGAGGAGCAGGTGAACGTCACCGTCTCGAACGGTGAGGATCGCCCGCTCTCGAACGTGAGACTCGAACTCGGGGGCGATGCGATCGTCGACAACGCCGAGCGCGTTACTGCCTCGCTGGGGGCGGGCACCCAGGCCGTCCATCGCTACGATCTGACCTTCGCCGAATCCGGCAGTCAGACGGTCACCGGGACGGTGACCTACCGGACGGCCGACGGCCAGACCCGGTCGGTCGACCGGTCGATGACTGTCGATGTTGAACCGGCCAGAACCGACCCCGAACTCACCCTGACGCCGATCCAGTCGCCTGACGGGCCCGCGCTGGAGGCGACCCTCGTGCAGTACGGAAACGCCGAACTGCGCGACGTGGAACTCCGGGCGGTCAGAAACGGGCGGATACTCGCCCGATCCGTTCTCGATGACGTGCCGGCGACGGAGTCCCGAACGGCGACCTTCGACGGAGCGACCCTCGGGAGCGGGAACCTGACTGTCGTCGCGTCCTACACCGCGTCCGGTACCGATCGGACGATCGAAGCCAGCCGCGACTACCAGCCGACCGACACCGCGGCGATCACACTCTCCGGAGTCGAGGTCACCCGCGAGGGCACGATCGTCACCTTGCGCGGTGACGCCGCGAACGTGGGCAGCAACGACCTCGAATCGGTTCGGGTCGCCGTCGAGCCGGCGGCGGGAGTCTCCCCCAGTTCGCCGTCACGTGATTACTTCATCGGCGGGATCGAGGCGAGCGAGTTCGGGACCTTCGAGCTTACGGCAAACGTCACCGATTCGGCCGGATCGGTGCCGATTCGGGTTGCCTACTCGGCAGGCGGCGAGCAGTTCGAAACGCGTGAGTTCGTCGAACTCGACGACGGGGCGGGCGATTCGGACGCCGAAGACCAGTCAGGAACTGGTGGGCTGGGTCTGCTCCGGCTCGGGATCGTCGGCCTCGTGGGGGCTCTGATCGGCGCGGCGCTGTATCGCTGGCGCACATGAGCATTCTCGAACTCGAAGGGGTCATCAAGCGCTATCGGAGCGGGAGCGAGACCATCGAGGCCCTCAAGGGCGTGGACTTTCACGCCGACCGGGGGGAGATGGTGACCGTGATCGGGCCCTCCGGGTCGGGCAAGAGCACGATGCTCAACATGACTGGCTTGTTGGATACGCCCACCGAAGGGACCGTCCGGCTGGAAGGGGTCGACGTGTCGGGGCTCAGCGAGGACGAACTCACCGAAAAGCGACGGTCGGGAATCGGCTTTGTCTTCCAGGACTTTCACCTGCTGCCGATGCTTACTGCCGTCGAGAACGTCGAATTGCCTTCGATGTGGGACACCAGTATCGATCGCCACGAGCGGGCGATCGACCTGCTCCGCCGGGTGGGGCTCGGTGATCGGCTCGATCACCTGCCGAGCCAACTCTCCGGCGGGCAACAACAGCGGGTGGCGATCGCCCGCGCCCTGATCAACGAGCCGAAGGTGCTCCTCGCGGACGAACCCACGGGGAACCTCGATCAGGAGACCGCCCGCACCATCCTGGCGGAACTCACCCGACTCAAGACCGAGGAGAACATCGCGATCGTCGTCGTGACACACGATGAACTGCTGATGGACTACGCGGACCGCACCGTCGAACTGATCGACGGGGTGATCACGTGAGCCGGATTGCCGCGGCCCTGTGGCGGTTTCCGAGTGTCTCCATGGCCTGGCGGAATCTCGGCCGAAACCGGGTTCGAACCGCCCTCGCCGCACTCGGGGTCGTCATCGGGGTGGTCGCGATCGCCTCGCTGGGGATGGCCGGTGCAGCCCTCCAGTACCAGGCGACACAGGACCTCGGGGGGCTCGCCGACGAAGTGACGGTAACGCCCGGCGAGGACAACCCCGCCGAGGGCTTGACCGAATCACAGATCGAGGCGATCGAATCCGTCGTCACCGACGCGACGGTCGTCCCGAAGAAATCCGCGCGAACGGTGATCGAATCGGGAGGTGAACAGGCGGGCGTGAGCGTGACCGGCGTGACCGAGGCCAGTGCACTCTACGACGTGGCGTCCGGGACGGCCCCGGATCGCTTGCAATCAGGAGCCTTGATCGACAGCACGACCGCAACAGAGTTACAGCTCGGCCTGGGTGATCCAGTGGAGTACGACGGCCGGCTCTACCGGATCCGTGGCATCATCGACACCGGTGGAGGCTTCGGAGGGGCTGGCGGGAGCGGCACGCTGGTGCTCCCGGTTTCGGCCATCGACACGGAGCTTTACAGTTCGGTCAGTGTGATCGCCGCGGACGGGGAAGCGGCGACTCGAATCGCGACGGCGATCGAGGAGCGACTCAACGAACGGGAAGAAGTCGTGAGTGCCACGACCCTGGCGGACATTCAGGAACAGATCGACTCGTTTTTGCGGACGCTGAACCTCGCGCTGTTCGGAATCGGATCCATCTCCCTCGTGGTGGCGAGCGTGGCGATTCTCAACGTCATGCTCATGAGCACCGTCGAACGGCGCGGCGAGATCGGCGTACTGCGCGCAGTCGGAATCAGGCGGGGTGAAGTCCTCCGGATGATCCTGGCCGAGGCAGCGTTTCTGGGTATGATCGGTGGGGTCCTCGGTGTGCTCCTCTCGTTCGGGGTGGGACTGTTACTGTTCGAGTTCCTCGTCGGGGACGCGATGCTCGTGCTCGGGTGGCAAAGCATGCAGTATCTGTTCCTCGGCTTTGTCTTTGCGGTCGGCGCGAGTCTGCTCAGCGGTCTCTACCCAGCCTGGAAGGCCGCGAACGACCGGCCGGTCGATTCGCTTCGCGCGTAGTCACCGGGGCCGATCGATGTTCTTGACCCGGGATGCAAGTTTCCAGATGGCTACGGCGAGGACGGTCGCGAATACGGCGACACCAAGCGCAGTCAACGGTGACACCGGGGGCTTGCTTCCCGGCTCCCCTGCCGGCTTTTCGACGCCGTCGGACCGGTCGAAGAGAACCAGTTTCGGGACGGTCTCGACCTCGATCTGATCCACGTGAAACTCGACGATGCCCATGCGTACATGTCAACGCTCCACGACGATAGCTCTTCGGGCTTCCCCCGCCGGGATCGACCGTTTAACGTCGATGGGATCACCAGTACGGGTATGGACAGCACTCAGCGCGAATTCCTCGAAACGCTGCTCGAGACGGAAAGCCCCTCGGGCTACGAGACCCCGGCGCTCCGGGCCTGGATCGACTACGTTTCAAGCTTCGCCGATTCGGTCGAGACAGACGCCTACGGGAATGCCGTCGCCTCTTTCGAGGGCGATAGCGAGGTCTCGATCGCCGTTACTGGCCACGCCGACGAGATCGGGTATGCGGTCTCCTCGATCACCGAGGAGGGCTTTCTCCGGATTATTCCGGTGGGTGGCTCGGACCCTGCTGTCTCTCGTGGGACCCAGATCGAAATCCAGACCGACGAGGGGCCGGTCAACGGCGTCATCGCCCAGACGGCCATTCACCTCCGCGATCGAGGTGAGAGCGGTGAGGTCCCCGAGATCACGGCCCAGCACGTCGATATCGGAGCCAAAGACGGGGCGGCCGCTCGCGAACTCGTCGAGGTCGGGGACCCCGCGATTCCGGCCGTCGGCCTCCACGATCTGGCGGGCAGCCGGATCGCCGGTCGCGGCATCGACAATCGGGCGGGCCTCTGGGTCGCCGCCGAGACGCTCCGCCGGGCGGTCGAGCGAGACGTCGATGCGACCGTTCACGCCGTCGCGACCGTCCAGGAGGAACTCGGCACGAAGGGCGCGATGATGGTCGGGACGGAACTCGACGCCGACGCTGTCGTCGCGGTGGACGTGACTCATGCCTCGGACAACCCGGCCTATCCGGAGGATCAGGCAAGCGATGTCTCGCTCGGGGAGGGCCCGGTCGTGACGCGGGGGACGGCCAACCACCCCGAGTTGGTGAACGCCGTTCGTGAGGCCGCCGAGTCCGCGGATCTCCCCGTTCAGTTGCAGGCCTCTGGACGCCGGACGGGCACCGACGCGGACGCCTTCTACACTCAGCGGGGTGGCACGCCGAGTCTCAACCTCGGCATCCCGAACCGATACATGCACACGCCGGTCGAAGTGATCGACACCGAAGATCTCTCCCAGGCCGCTGCAGTCCTGACTGAGACGGCGGCCCAGGCCGAAACGGGCGCGGACTTCCGGACTTCGCTCTGAGCGGGTTCCGGAGCGTTTAAGCGGGCCAGGGCGCTGGCTGGGGTATGAGCGGGCGACCTCTCGATGTCCTGGAGGCGGCCCTCGAGGAATCGGTCACGGTCACGTTGAAAGGTGAGGAGACGTTCACCGGCGTCCTCGCGGGGTACGACCAGCATATGAACCTGGTTCTGGAAGCGGGAGAAGACACAACCGTTATACGCGGCGATAACGTCGTCTCGATAGACATATGACTGGATCCGGAACGCCGAGTCAGGGCAAAAAGAACACCAAGACACACGTGAAGTGCCGACGGTGTGGCGAGAAGTCCTACCACGTGAAGAAGGGCGTCTGTTCGAGTTGCGGCTTCGGGAAATCTTCAAAGCGCCGCGGCTACGAGTGGGAGTCCAAAGCGGGCGATAACTAAGACCGCCTTCTCCTGTCGCTTTCCCGCGTAGCGACAGCACTGGCGCTCTGTCTCCCGCGTGTATCCACGTTTTTGGATACTTTCTTACCAAAGCCGGCGAAAACCTGCACGTTCCCGATGGGTTTTTCCGGTGGGTCCGGTAATGAGGATCCATGTCAACCGGCGAGGTCCCCGCCCGGGACTCAACGGGGCCGACCGAGAAATGTGGCGTCGTGGGGGTGAGCCACGAGACGGAGGGCGCCGCGCTCCCGACTTACTACGCGCTGTACGCCCTCCAGCATCGTGGCCAGGAATCGGCCGGAATCGTCACCCACGATGGGTTCCAGCAGCACGAACACATCGGGATGGGGCTCGTTGGTGAGGCCTTCGACCAGGGCGATATCGACACGCTGCACGGGCAGTCGGGAATCGGGCACGTTCGCTATCCGACTGCTGGCAGCGTCGATGAGTCGAACGCCCAGCCCTTTACCGTCTCCTTCGAGGCCGGCTCGCTGGCGCTGAGTCACAACGGGAACCTCGTGAACACGGAGGCGTTGCGCTCGAAGCTCACGGAACAGGGCCACGCGTTCAGCTCCGACGGCGACACGGAGGTCATCGCCCACGACCTCGCGCGGAACCTCCTCGAATCCGATCTGGTCAGAGCGGTCAAGCGAACGATGGAGCGGCTGCACGGCTCCTATGCCCTCACCGTCATGCACGACGATACCGTCATGGGTATCCGCGACCCGGAGGG
Proteins encoded:
- a CDS encoding PAS domain-containing sensor histidine kinase — protein: MDAAVEGSYQTYFEKSPVAVFVVDEDGTYLEVNPAACELVGCSESELLSKNVSDLSTSGESTPPSFQHVRETGRVQTELQIQHSEGHLIDVLLDAVSLGDGTFVGYVRDITDRKEREREVESLKERLELAVDAANLGVWDWDLETDTVQFNDQWATMLGYSASEIDSALDAWKSRVHPADRELVMEAVDAHLAGETAYIDTEHRLQTADGGWKWVRDIGHITERGANGDPKRAVGIHQDIDERKRAEQELEAAHDRLRQVIDLVPDLIFVKNRAGEYLLVNDAVCEAYGRPAEEIIGRTDQELLFTEEHPKAFREDDLAVIESGEPKTIPEEDLVTADGETRVFHTTKIPYEPSGSDDDAVLGYARDITELKAYERQIETQRDNLEVLNQIVRHDIRNDLQLVLAYADLLHDSVEESASGHLHTLQNAAQDAVAITRTARDVTEVLLQSGADRAPTRLRPVLEGAIDSARSNHEHAAIQVEGSIPEVSVLVDDLLESVFRNLLQNAVIHNDQELPEVTVTTTAGKETVAVSIADNGPGVPDEQKAEIFEEGVQGLDSEGTGLGLYLVETLIDRYGGSVQVEDNEPRGAVFTVELPLA
- a CDS encoding AAA domain-containing protein, whose protein sequence is MNRRGEVLEVGEVRTISTDSGDRDVVTVRIRTDDGPVAISLRKKWTKTAEILEPGMELSVTALTEADDGFETTEDSAVVVEPDFLVDVTDIRSWVQCPRLYYLNKIGGLPLEYPVTKGTIVHEVFGDLLRGQALDAAVEKQVEKAGLELGLLGRDRNAVIDEVRQNAAAIDAWLSQGRLDEDGWRSEVTLLSDTYGIKGRCDAIRRGNPVELKTGKNTSRSPRFQDKIQAASYALLLEEQGVSVDTGTLLYTKNAALEEETGDLSPAKDFSIGDGLTKFVLRTRNEIAAMEHDRSVPTGYEGDATCQYCFEQDTCLVVSGRLDQPSKAGSVGDPLPEAERTYFQGQYDAIETERRAIHQEYAKLWKQSAQARADADRALIGLEPAGRTQLPDGRWELRAERPAGAVSKIREGDRVLASDGDPIDGHTELAVVESLGREIVLRADEPLSVRRLDVYPSEFSVDRMLTALHDALLRGPTRRRDLLFERDTPTFSGPTRELIDNNPAQNRAINTALRAEDFALIHGPPGTGKTYTIARLIRALVDRGDRVLLSAFTNRAVDNALSALVDQGFEDAIRMGTESGVRSDMAHLRLDTAGDPNERAEALESAPVVAATTASCGSRVMRSQSFDVVVVDEASQLTEPDTLAAINRGAKFVLVGDHKQLPPVVQSGADLSTSLFQRLIETYPEAAVMLDRQYRMSQRIQAFASREFYDGQLRPATGSVASQTITDLGLDPTRTDVYDGVTLVPVEGTNADHTDTAEAERVAEIATAYLAAGAEPDDLGVIAPFRAQVSTIEPLVPDGVTVDTVDRFQGSSTEILLVSFVASGSLDGPLFEDERRMNVALTRAKKALVLVGDPAALESRDQYARMVDWADRAAE
- a CDS encoding zinc-dependent metalloprotease; protein product: MNPIGGARALLGADGNGGVDWAAARRAAHELTDPGDLALSDSVRGAYAEDLQAAHREIQATAGIEFDLPRTIQVQNRHHWIEATLETLETAFEPLADRPGALPGITGPLNTASIAGSVAYLSRRVLGQYDPLLFAESEPHRLYVVHPNLVSTAAELDVPVERFRRWIAFHEVAHAAEFGVAPWLRPYLAERVTGIVAELATGSLPKDQYGELNRAMTVVEGYAELLMDEAFDKPSAELRRKLDTRRQSGGPLSTVVSRLLGLDRKREQYERGRAFFDAIVAERGLEAAGAVWDEPGNLPRESELEAPGRWLDRVRPTAPN
- a CDS encoding TetR/AcrR family transcriptional regulator; its protein translation is MVERHAFLEEPSNTREAIMQATYHALCEYGYAGLTISRIAEFFEKSKSLLYHHYESKDELLLDFLGFMLEEFESVPEDREAAANERLAEFFDQALSDTHSKEALNFTRAMVELRAQAAHDDRFREHFTDSDQVFHDRLADIIRAGIESGTFRPVDPDRVAAFLLATINGAMTQQVTARSEDTDQVREELSRYVSSVLEP
- a CDS encoding COG1361 family protein encodes the protein MRSRSVTGLLTLVLIIAAVTVAVPASGSISNLAIESATPTVEDPAPGERFSVSVTIANYDDMAAFEVTDVYIRDAGRANEHARVEDVGTVRPGGSLTVPISLSFEDSGTRDLRVHTRVENESGDHRSVSYPLTIDVEPPDEAVLRIDDIDAVAGQEEQVNVTVSNGEDRPLSNVRLELGGDAIVDNAERVTASLGAGTQAVHRYDLTFAESGSQTVTGTVTYRTADGQTRSVDRSMTVDVEPARTDPELTLTPIQSPDGPALEATLVQYGNAELRDVELRAVRNGRILARSVLDDVPATESRTATFDGATLGSGNLTVVASYTASGTDRTIEASRDYQPTDTAAITLSGVEVTREGTIVTLRGDAANVGSNDLESVRVAVEPAAGVSPSSPSRDYFIGGIEASEFGTFELTANVTDSAGSVPIRVAYSAGGEQFETREFVELDDGAGDSDAEDQSGTGGLGLLRLGIVGLVGALIGAALYRWRT
- a CDS encoding ABC transporter ATP-binding protein; this encodes MSILELEGVIKRYRSGSETIEALKGVDFHADRGEMVTVIGPSGSGKSTMLNMTGLLDTPTEGTVRLEGVDVSGLSEDELTEKRRSGIGFVFQDFHLLPMLTAVENVELPSMWDTSIDRHERAIDLLRRVGLGDRLDHLPSQLSGGQQQRVAIARALINEPKVLLADEPTGNLDQETARTILAELTRLKTEENIAIVVVTHDELLMDYADRTVELIDGVIT
- a CDS encoding ABC transporter permease, whose amino-acid sequence is MAWRNLGRNRVRTALAALGVVIGVVAIASLGMAGAALQYQATQDLGGLADEVTVTPGEDNPAEGLTESQIEAIESVVTDATVVPKKSARTVIESGGEQAGVSVTGVTEASALYDVASGTAPDRLQSGALIDSTTATELQLGLGDPVEYDGRLYRIRGIIDTGGGFGGAGGSGTLVLPVSAIDTELYSSVSVIAADGEAATRIATAIEERLNEREEVVSATTLADIQEQIDSFLRTLNLALFGIGSISLVVASVAILNVMLMSTVERRGEIGVLRAVGIRRGEVLRMILAEAAFLGMIGGVLGVLLSFGVGLLLFEFLVGDAMLVLGWQSMQYLFLGFVFAVGASLLSGLYPAWKAANDRPVDSLRA
- a CDS encoding M20/M25/M40 family metallo-hydrolase; translation: MDSTQREFLETLLETESPSGYETPALRAWIDYVSSFADSVETDAYGNAVASFEGDSEVSIAVTGHADEIGYAVSSITEEGFLRIIPVGGSDPAVSRGTQIEIQTDEGPVNGVIAQTAIHLRDRGESGEVPEITAQHVDIGAKDGAAARELVEVGDPAIPAVGLHDLAGSRIAGRGIDNRAGLWVAAETLRRAVERDVDATVHAVATVQEELGTKGAMMVGTELDADAVVAVDVTHASDNPAYPEDQASDVSLGEGPVVTRGTANHPELVNAVREAAESADLPVQLQASGRRTGTDADAFYTQRGGTPSLNLGIPNRYMHTPVEVIDTEDLSQAAAVLTETAAQAETGADFRTSL
- a CDS encoding LSM domain-containing protein; the encoded protein is MSGRPLDVLEAALEESVTVTLKGEETFTGVLAGYDQHMNLVLEAGEDTTVIRGDNVVSIDI
- a CDS encoding 50S ribosomal protein L37e; the encoded protein is MTGSGTPSQGKKNTKTHVKCRRCGEKSYHVKKGVCSSCGFGKSSKRRGYEWESKAGDN